One Desulfonatronovibrio hydrogenovorans DSM 9292 DNA segment encodes these proteins:
- a CDS encoding phenylacetate--CoA ligase family protein has translation MYFDPKYECMNREDLDQLKLERLQAALTRISKNVPFYRKKFEELGIDPYDFDSLNDVSRLPLTTKSDLAGHAPYGLFAVPLREVVRLHGTYGLKGKSVVVGYTINDIHRWSGLAARVLMAAGVTKDDVIQVAFNYGLSTSGFGIHYGAEEMGAAVVPASSGNVNRQISIIQDYNVTTLVCIPSYALYLADRLEELGININALALRTGLFGEEAWSEKTRAEIQDRLKITAVDSYGLSEVMGPGIAGECLERNGMHINEDHFLAEVIDPRTLEPVLPGQTGELVITTLTKEALPLVRFRTGDLTRLIHDPCPCGRTFVRMQRIQGRCDDMLIIQGINVFPEQVSLILSETGDRIPNYQIVLEREGRLDKATVLVEADVLVPDKIKEQQRFIERVKQRLAMDLGVFFEVRLVELKSMQFEDDRIVPVVDKRKF, from the coding sequence ATGTATTTTGATCCGAAGTATGAATGCATGAATCGCGAGGATCTCGACCAGCTCAAGCTGGAAAGACTCCAGGCAGCATTGACCAGGATATCCAAGAATGTGCCGTTCTATCGGAAAAAATTTGAAGAACTGGGCATTGACCCCTATGATTTTGACTCCCTCAACGATGTGTCCAGGCTTCCTCTGACCACCAAGTCTGATCTGGCAGGCCATGCCCCTTACGGACTTTTTGCTGTCCCCTTGAGGGAAGTGGTCAGGCTGCACGGTACCTACGGCCTGAAGGGAAAATCAGTTGTGGTTGGTTACACCATCAACGATATCCACCGCTGGTCCGGTCTGGCCGCCAGGGTACTCATGGCCGCTGGAGTAACCAAGGACGATGTGATCCAGGTGGCTTTCAACTATGGACTGTCCACCAGTGGATTCGGAATTCATTACGGAGCCGAGGAAATGGGAGCAGCAGTGGTCCCGGCTTCCAGTGGAAACGTGAACCGCCAGATCAGTATTATCCAGGATTATAACGTGACCACCCTGGTCTGCATTCCCAGCTATGCCCTTTATCTTGCGGATCGTCTTGAGGAACTGGGGATAAACATCAATGCCCTGGCCCTGCGGACCGGCCTCTTTGGAGAAGAGGCCTGGTCTGAAAAAACAAGAGCAGAAATTCAGGACAGACTGAAGATCACCGCAGTGGACAGCTATGGTCTGAGCGAGGTCATGGGGCCGGGTATTGCCGGAGAATGTCTGGAAAGAAACGGGATGCACATAAATGAGGACCATTTTCTGGCTGAAGTCATAGATCCCAGGACTCTGGAGCCGGTGCTTCCGGGACAGACCGGAGAGCTGGTCATTACCACCCTGACCAAGGAAGCCCTGCCCCTGGTCCGGTTCAGGACAGGGGACCTGACCAGGCTTATCCATGATCCCTGCCCGTGCGGAAGGACTTTTGTCCGGATGCAGCGTATCCAGGGGCGATGTGACGACATGCTTATCATCCAGGGAATCAATGTTTTTCCGGAACAGGTCAGCCTTATCCTGTCTGAAACAGGGGACAGGATTCCAAACTACCAGATAGTTCTTGAGCGGGAGGGCCGGCTGGACAAGGCCACTGTGCTGGTGGAGGCTGATGTTCTGGTGCCGGATAAAATCAAGGAACAGCAGAGGTTCATTGAAAGGGTCAAGCAGCGCCTGGCCATGGACCTGGGTGTATTTTTTGAGGTCAGGCTGGTGGAACTCAAGAGCATGCAGTTTGAAGACGACCGAATCGTTCCAGTGGTTGACAAGAGGAAGTTTTAA
- the rimO gene encoding 30S ribosomal protein S12 methylthiotransferase RimO: MVQKIRVFTRSLGCPKNLVDTETILGGLGQVYEPVEDISRSQVVLINTCAFIRPAVEESLDVIFSTHQEIKELEKRPLLVVTGCLPARYGPGLSLEIPEVDVFTGIKDQAELPGLILKKLGLPSEGSRSWRKVSTAPGYAYLKISEGCNNRCSFCTIPSIRGRHKSRPLDEVIAEAGHLLAMGVRELIVVAQDSTAYGRDLGYKHGLAELTKELSGLSGLDRLRLMYLYPSGLSQKLLESMARIRGPLVPYFDVPFQHSHPDILRKMGRPFREDPEIIIRRIRQIFPETAIRSTLITGYPGESEEHFQHLLSFVKKNRLQHLGVFPYHPEEGTRAAGFPGQIPDQVKAKRVKKIMLTQKKISRSLLKSFEGQYLDVLVDEPHAEWPGLYTGRTWFQAPEVDGITYVSGDDVRPGNVIRAKIQETRDYDLVALQD, translated from the coding sequence TTGGTACAAAAAATCAGAGTCTTTACCAGAAGTCTGGGATGTCCCAAGAATCTGGTTGACACCGAGACCATCCTGGGCGGACTGGGGCAGGTTTATGAACCTGTGGAAGACATCTCCCGGTCTCAGGTGGTGCTCATCAATACCTGCGCATTCATCCGGCCTGCTGTGGAAGAGTCCCTGGACGTGATTTTTTCCACTCACCAGGAAATCAAAGAGTTGGAGAAGAGACCTCTTCTTGTGGTTACTGGCTGCCTGCCGGCCAGATACGGGCCGGGTCTTTCCCTGGAAATTCCTGAAGTGGATGTATTTACAGGAATAAAGGATCAGGCAGAGCTGCCCGGACTGATCTTAAAAAAGCTGGGACTTCCCAGTGAGGGTTCCCGGTCCTGGAGAAAGGTCAGCACGGCCCCAGGTTATGCTTACCTTAAAATCAGCGAAGGCTGTAATAACAGGTGCTCGTTTTGCACTATCCCGTCCATCCGGGGCAGGCATAAGTCCAGGCCCCTGGACGAGGTCATTGCTGAGGCCGGTCATCTCCTGGCCATGGGAGTCAGAGAGCTGATCGTGGTGGCCCAGGACAGTACAGCCTATGGCCGGGATCTGGGTTATAAACATGGCCTGGCTGAGCTGACAAAGGAGCTGTCAGGTCTGTCCGGACTTGACCGGCTGAGACTGATGTATCTCTACCCTTCCGGGCTCAGCCAGAAACTTCTGGAAAGCATGGCCCGGATCAGGGGACCCCTTGTTCCTTATTTTGACGTCCCCTTTCAGCATTCTCATCCGGATATTCTCAGAAAAATGGGCCGTCCGTTCAGGGAGGACCCTGAAATCATTATCCGGAGAATCCGCCAGATTTTTCCAGAGACAGCCATCAGGTCGACCCTGATCACCGGATACCCAGGTGAAAGCGAGGAACATTTTCAGCACCTGCTCTCTTTTGTCAAAAAAAACAGGCTGCAGCATCTGGGGGTCTTTCCCTATCACCCAGAGGAAGGGACCAGGGCGGCAGGATTTCCCGGTCAGATACCGGACCAGGTCAAGGCTAAAAGGGTGAAGAAGATCATGCTGACCCAGAAAAAAATCAGCAGGTCCCTGCTCAAGTCATTTGAGGGGCAGTATCTGGATGTCCTGGTGGATGAACCGCATGCTGAATGGCCGGGTCTTTACACCGGACGGACCTGGTTTCAGGCCCCGGAGGTGGATGGAATCACCTATGTCAGCGGAGACGATGTCCGTCCGGGCAATGTAATCCGGGCAAAAATTCAGGAAACCAGGGATTATGACCTGGTTGCCCTGCAGGATTGA
- a CDS encoding 30S ribosomal protein S1 translates to MQNTNNMTDSQENLDADLDFESALEDYLNADFGEVQEGGIVTGEVVKVEKDYILVDVCFKSEGQISVSEFTDSEGNVTVKEGDKIDVFVTHKDEKEGVITLSREKAKRVKLLDDLEEILENESTIKGRIVKRIKGGYNVDLDGLEAFLPGSHVDLRPVPDMDALVGQEFDFRILKINRRRSNVIISRRVLLEEERESMREELLNSIEEGQTVTGRVKNVTEYGVFVDLGGLDGLLHITDMSWKRIRHPKEMVQIGDELELKVLGFDPEEKKVSLGLKQLVADPWEDIHTKYPEGEKITGKVTNLADYGAFVELGDGVEGLVHISEMSWTRKLRHPSQMVKPGDEVDVVILGIDSERKRISLGMKQVNPNPWDVVAEKYPEGTILEAPIKNITEFGLFIGIEDGIDGLIHVSDMSWTKKVRHPSEMFKNGELVRAKVLVVDKENEKFTLGIKQLTDDPWLDVPNHYPVGTNVTGKITNITDFGLFVEVEEGIEGLVHVSEMSRKKIKSPKESFEEGQEIQAKVIHVSADERRLGLSIKQQQEEEDRKRGGEQRAKAGPASAGSNLGDLIRQKLEAEDGENQSE, encoded by the coding sequence ATGCAAAACACAAACAACATGACCGATTCTCAAGAAAACTTGGACGCTGACCTGGATTTTGAATCCGCACTGGAAGATTATCTTAATGCGGATTTTGGAGAGGTGCAGGAAGGCGGCATAGTGACCGGGGAAGTGGTCAAGGTTGAAAAAGATTACATCCTGGTGGATGTATGTTTCAAGTCCGAAGGTCAGATTTCTGTTTCCGAGTTTACCGACAGCGAAGGCAACGTTACTGTCAAGGAAGGGGACAAGATTGATGTCTTCGTGACTCATAAAGATGAAAAGGAAGGGGTGATCACCCTTTCCAGGGAAAAGGCCAAAAGGGTCAAGCTCCTGGATGATCTGGAAGAAATCCTGGAAAACGAATCCACCATCAAAGGCCGGATCGTCAAGAGGATCAAGGGCGGCTACAATGTTGATCTGGACGGTCTGGAAGCCTTTCTGCCCGGATCTCATGTAGATCTTCGTCCGGTTCCGGACATGGATGCCCTGGTGGGTCAGGAGTTCGACTTCAGGATCCTGAAAATCAACCGCAGACGCAGCAATGTTATTATTTCCCGCCGGGTCCTTCTGGAAGAAGAAAGGGAATCCATGCGCGAGGAGCTGCTCAATTCCATAGAAGAAGGCCAGACTGTCACCGGCAGGGTCAAGAATGTCACTGAATATGGTGTATTTGTTGATCTGGGCGGACTTGACGGTCTTTTGCATATTACGGACATGTCCTGGAAGAGGATCAGGCATCCCAAAGAGATGGTTCAGATCGGAGACGAGCTGGAACTCAAGGTCCTGGGTTTTGATCCTGAGGAGAAAAAGGTCTCTCTGGGTCTGAAGCAGCTTGTGGCCGATCCCTGGGAAGATATCCATACCAAATACCCAGAAGGTGAAAAAATCACCGGTAAAGTCACCAACCTGGCAGACTACGGCGCTTTTGTAGAGCTGGGAGACGGGGTCGAGGGACTTGTGCATATCTCTGAAATGTCCTGGACCAGGAAACTCAGGCATCCATCCCAGATGGTCAAACCCGGCGACGAGGTTGATGTGGTCATCCTGGGCATTGATTCCGAACGCAAGCGCATCTCCCTGGGCATGAAGCAGGTCAATCCCAATCCTTGGGATGTGGTGGCAGAAAAATATCCTGAAGGAACCATTCTAGAAGCCCCCATCAAGAATATCACTGAATTCGGTCTGTTCATCGGCATTGAGGACGGTATTGACGGCCTGATTCATGTTTCGGACATGTCCTGGACCAAAAAAGTCCGCCATCCTTCTGAAATGTTCAAAAACGGAGAACTGGTCCGGGCTAAGGTCCTGGTGGTGGACAAGGAAAACGAGAAATTCACCCTGGGTATCAAACAGCTTACTGACGATCCCTGGCTGGATGTTCCCAATCACTATCCAGTGGGTACCAATGTAACCGGGAAGATCACCAACATCACTGATTTCGGCTTGTTTGTTGAGGTGGAAGAGGGGATTGAGGGTCTTGTTCATGTGTCTGAAATGAGCCGCAAGAAGATCAAGAGCCCCAAGGAGTCCTTTGAAGAAGGCCAGGAGATTCAGGCCAAGGTCATCCATGTCAGTGCTGATGAAAGGCGTCTTGGTCTTTCCATCAAGCAGCAGCAGGAAGAAGAGGACAGAAAGAGGGGTGGTGAACAGCGGGCTAAAGCTGGTCCGGCTAGTGCCGGGAGCAATCTTGGCGATTTGATCAGGCAAAAGCTGGAAGCTGAGGATGGAGAAAACCAGTCAGAATAA
- the sppA gene encoding signal peptide peptidase SppA yields the protein MEKTSQNKFSQRHPLIFGFMLIIAAVVIFMMAMAVFNFLFLEDRSRFRTGEKIGVVNISGLITDSREIVDWINELKRNESVKGVVLRINSPGGVVGPSQEVYAAVQDLARTRTVVASMGAMAASGGYYVASPAHQIVANPGTLTASIGVKATLTNMQELMRKIGIQDQAIYSGEFKDAGTVMRPMTDREKEYFQALIDDMHDQFVQDVAQGRNMALEEVIALADGRAMTGRQAYQTGLVDVLGGMNEALELLRELTGIKESAGLLEGPVQKVSLVRRILGEFSLTPDFAGPRWIFTYE from the coding sequence ATGGAGAAAACCAGTCAGAATAAGTTCAGCCAGAGACATCCCCTGATCTTTGGTTTCATGTTGATAATAGCGGCTGTAGTCATCTTTATGATGGCTATGGCCGTTTTTAATTTTCTGTTCCTGGAAGACAGATCCCGGTTCAGAACTGGAGAAAAGATCGGAGTGGTCAATATCAGCGGACTGATCACCGACTCCAGGGAGATCGTGGACTGGATCAATGAGCTGAAAAGAAATGAATCGGTCAAAGGGGTTGTCCTGCGGATCAATTCCCCAGGCGGTGTGGTGGGTCCTTCCCAGGAAGTCTATGCAGCCGTGCAGGACCTGGCCCGGACCAGGACTGTAGTTGCCTCCATGGGAGCCATGGCTGCGTCGGGAGGGTATTATGTGGCCAGCCCGGCCCACCAGATTGTGGCCAACCCAGGGACCCTGACCGCCAGCATCGGGGTCAAGGCGACCCTGACCAATATGCAGGAACTGATGCGCAAGATCGGAATCCAGGATCAGGCCATTTACAGCGGTGAATTCAAAGATGCCGGTACAGTCATGCGGCCCATGACCGACAGGGAAAAAGAATACTTCCAGGCTCTTATTGATGACATGCATGATCAGTTCGTTCAGGATGTGGCCCAGGGCCGGAACATGGCTCTGGAAGAAGTCATTGCCCTGGCTGATGGGCGGGCCATGACCGGAAGGCAGGCTTACCAGACCGGCTTAGTGGATGTCCTGGGCGGAATGAACGAGGCTTTGGAGCTGCTTCGGGAATTGACCGGGATAAAAGAGAGTGCCGGGCTGCTGGAGGGTCCTGTTCAAAAAGTTTCCCTTGTAAGAAGGATTCTGGGCGAGTTTTCCCTGACCCCTGACTTTGCCGGTCCCAGATGGATTTTTACTTATGAATAG
- the mqnE gene encoding aminofutalosine synthase MqnE, with protein MNSSYPVIKKVLDSKRINREEALELAFSASIHDLGQAAHDVRTRLYGDKAFFVYNQHLNFTNICANACRFCAFSKKNGQEGAFTMSIAQVEDAVRSRITEPIDEIHVVGGLNPELEYGYYLDMLKAVRRLRPDAGIKAFTAVEIAFLADKYGYSVEKILADFAGAGLDALPGGGAEVFSPELRQKLCPEKVSAQRWLDIHETAHKMSIPTNCTLLFGHVETWEDRIDHLLALRELQDRTGGFLCFIPLAYQPGHNDLKATGPDGIDFFKMTAVSRIVLDNIPHIKAYWAFSGIKAAQLGLWFGADDFDGTIVEEKIGHAAGADTPKGLTIERLKACIKAAGFDPGQRDSFFQRPLRLRIS; from the coding sequence ATGAATAGTTCTTATCCAGTCATAAAAAAAGTTCTGGACAGCAAAAGAATCAACCGGGAGGAGGCCCTTGAACTGGCCTTCAGTGCTTCCATCCATGACCTGGGGCAGGCTGCCCATGATGTCCGGACCCGTTTGTACGGGGATAAGGCCTTTTTCGTCTACAATCAGCATCTGAATTTCACCAATATCTGCGCCAATGCCTGCCGTTTCTGTGCTTTCAGCAAAAAAAACGGGCAAGAAGGAGCCTTCACCATGAGCATCGCCCAGGTGGAGGACGCTGTCCGGTCCAGGATAACCGAGCCCATAGACGAGATCCATGTTGTGGGCGGGCTGAATCCTGAGCTGGAATATGGCTATTACCTGGACATGTTGAAGGCTGTGCGCAGACTGAGACCTGATGCCGGGATCAAGGCCTTTACAGCTGTGGAGATTGCATTTCTGGCTGACAAGTACGGGTATTCTGTTGAAAAGATCCTGGCTGATTTTGCCGGAGCAGGTCTGGACGCCCTTCCCGGGGGGGGAGCTGAGGTCTTTTCCCCGGAACTCAGGCAAAAGCTTTGTCCGGAAAAAGTTTCTGCCCAGAGGTGGCTGGATATCCACGAAACTGCTCATAAAATGTCCATACCCACCAATTGTACCCTGCTTTTTGGCCATGTGGAGACCTGGGAGGACCGGATAGATCATCTTCTGGCCTTAAGGGAACTGCAGGACAGGACAGGCGGGTTTTTATGCTTTATTCCCCTTGCTTATCAGCCAGGGCACAATGATTTAAAGGCCACTGGTCCGGATGGAATTGATTTCTTCAAGATGACTGCTGTTTCCAGGATAGTCCTGGACAATATCCCTCATATCAAGGCCTACTGGGCTTTTTCCGGAATCAAGGCGGCCCAGCTTGGGCTGTGGTTCGGGGCTGATGATTTTGACGGGACCATTGTTGAAGAAAAAATCGGTCATGCAGCCGGGGCAGACACCCCCAAGGGATTAACCATTGAACGGCTCAAGGCCTGTATCAAGGCGGCCGGGTTTGATCCGGGACAAAGGGATTCTTTTTTTCAAAGGCCCTTGCGGCTGAGAATATCCTGA
- a CDS encoding cupin domain-containing protein, with amino-acid sequence MSKFFPDPIKDLPQADIPINGLKAYLSQSKEHQILFMEFTEDTDLPEHCHAAQVGFVLKGRIDMTIAGQKKTFTTGDIYHIPAGVLHSGKIHAGYADITFFHEPDRYSAKQK; translated from the coding sequence ATGAGCAAATTTTTCCCAGATCCCATCAAAGACCTTCCCCAGGCTGACATACCCATTAACGGGCTCAAAGCCTACCTGTCCCAGTCTAAAGAGCACCAGATACTTTTCATGGAATTTACTGAGGATACTGACCTGCCTGAGCACTGTCACGCAGCCCAGGTCGGATTCGTCCTCAAGGGACGTATCGATATGACCATAGCCGGGCAAAAAAAGACCTTCACCACCGGCGATATATACCATATTCCGGCTGGAGTGCTCCATTCCGGAAAGATTCATGCCGGTTATGCAGACATTACCTTTTTCCATGAACCAGACAGATACTCTGCTAAACAGAAATAA
- a CDS encoding PhzF family phenazine biosynthesis protein, translating to MNIPIFQVDAFTSRVFAGNPAAVCILDKWLDDHLLQNIAAENNLSETAFIVKNEDIFELRWFTPTIEVTLCGHATLATAFVLFNFYHHPDDTVHFQTRHRGLLSVSRQGDLLKMDFPAIPIFSQSPPKGLIQALEVEPLEIYGSDEDMLVVLDSEQTVSRVSPDFALLGQVDCRGVIITAQGEKCDFVSRFFGPRVGINEDPVTGSAHCVLVPYWAEKLNKTSLHALQISNRRGELFCQHKGQRVLISGRAALYLRGEIFLPDN from the coding sequence ATGAATATCCCCATTTTTCAGGTTGATGCCTTTACTTCCAGGGTCTTTGCAGGCAATCCGGCAGCCGTCTGCATCCTGGACAAGTGGCTTGATGATCACCTCCTCCAGAATATTGCCGCGGAAAACAACCTGTCTGAAACCGCCTTTATCGTAAAAAATGAGGACATATTCGAGCTCAGGTGGTTCACTCCGACCATTGAAGTGACCCTGTGCGGACATGCCACCCTGGCCACCGCCTTTGTTCTGTTCAATTTTTATCATCATCCGGATGATACTGTTCATTTTCAGACCAGGCACAGGGGCCTGCTGTCCGTTTCCAGGCAGGGAGATCTGCTGAAAATGGATTTTCCAGCTATTCCGATTTTCAGCCAGTCCCCGCCTAAAGGGCTGATCCAGGCCCTGGAGGTTGAACCCCTGGAAATATACGGTTCAGATGAGGATATGCTGGTGGTTTTGGACAGCGAACAGACCGTGAGCCGGGTCAGTCCGGACTTTGCACTGCTGGGCCAGGTTGATTGCCGGGGAGTGATCATTACGGCTCAGGGTGAAAAGTGCGACTTTGTCTCCAGGTTCTTCGGACCCAGGGTGGGTATCAACGAGGACCCGGTGACCGGATCAGCCCATTGTGTACTTGTTCCGTACTGGGCTGAAAAACTTAATAAAACCTCTTTGCACGCCTTGCAGATCTCAAACCGCAGGGGCGAACTTTTCTGTCAACACAAAGGGCAAAGGGTGCTGATATCAGGCCGGGCCGCCCTGTATCTTCGGGGGGAAATTTTTCTGCCAGACAATTAA
- a CDS encoding ATP-grasp domain-containing protein, with translation MFFVDKPYISDFFKETLKDHQIPVVGTKAAKELDLLPGTNIVDEKEAVEMARKSNGLPVYSSSENSLGWISKYLHETSLPRQISQFKDKLGFRELTRHLFPDFYFQGVTAEDLKDFKTEELCVPCIIKPALGFFSMGVHRVDDRQQWQETLAAIQAEMKMVQGIYPREVMDADRFVIEQCILGEEFAVDAYYDFSGEPVILSIFKHIFSSDADVSDRVYTTSKDIIQNNLREFTEFASKIGKAAGVKNFPVHMELRRQQDGQILPIEINPLRFGGWCTTPDMTCKAWGFNPYLYYYEQKRPDWDSALQDKDGKLFSIIVLDNSTGIDGKNITSFNYDQVLAGFEKPLELRKIDYRCYPVFGFLFAETREENFHELEYILNSDLKEFSETKTG, from the coding sequence ATGTTTTTCGTAGACAAACCATATATTTCAGATTTCTTTAAAGAGACTTTAAAAGACCATCAGATTCCGGTGGTGGGCACAAAAGCGGCAAAAGAACTCGACCTTTTGCCAGGAACAAATATCGTGGATGAAAAAGAAGCTGTTGAAATGGCCAGAAAATCAAACGGCCTGCCAGTTTACTCATCATCGGAAAATTCCCTGGGCTGGATCTCAAAGTATCTTCATGAGACCTCCCTGCCCCGGCAAATCAGCCAGTTCAAGGACAAGCTCGGGTTCAGGGAGCTGACCAGGCATTTATTCCCGGATTTTTACTTTCAGGGAGTTACAGCTGAGGACCTGAAAGACTTCAAGACAGAAGAACTTTGTGTGCCTTGCATCATAAAGCCTGCCCTGGGATTTTTCAGCATGGGAGTACACAGGGTCGATGACCGGCAGCAATGGCAGGAAACCCTTGCAGCGATTCAGGCTGAGATGAAAATGGTGCAGGGCATCTATCCCCGGGAGGTCATGGATGCTGACCGGTTCGTAATCGAGCAGTGCATCTTGGGGGAGGAGTTCGCTGTTGACGCCTATTACGATTTTTCTGGCGAGCCTGTTATCTTGTCAATCTTCAAGCACATCTTTTCCTCGGACGCTGATGTCAGCGACCGGGTCTACACCACCTCCAAGGATATTATACAGAACAACCTCAGGGAATTCACTGAATTCGCCTCAAAAATCGGCAAGGCTGCCGGGGTAAAGAACTTTCCGGTCCATATGGAACTCAGACGGCAGCAGGACGGCCAGATACTGCCCATAGAAATCAATCCCCTGCGCTTTGGAGGCTGGTGCACAACACCAGACATGACCTGCAAGGCCTGGGGGTTTAACCCTTATCTCTACTATTATGAACAGAAAAGGCCGGACTGGGATAGTGCCTTGCAGGACAAGGACGGCAAACTGTTCAGCATAATTGTTCTGGACAACTCCACCGGAATAGATGGAAAAAACATCACCAGCTTCAACTACGACCAGGTCCTGGCTGGCTTTGAAAAACCATTGGAACTCAGAAAAATCGATTATCGCTGCTACCCGGTATTCGGATTTCTGTTTGCCGAGACCAGAGAAGAAAACTTCCACGAGCTGGAATATATTCTTAATTCTGATCTTAAGGAATTTTCAGAGACCAAAACAGGCTGA
- a CDS encoding M48 family metallopeptidase, which produces MPGVLIGVDDIKVDVRFKKIKHVYLRVKSPDGRVQVSAPKHLKTTEVRDFIQARLGWIRKQTGMIQARNNSACCEYLAGEIHYVWGKPYLLTLQSSEKASGVMLEHDRMVLKIRSGADRDKRRAVVEKWYRDQIRQAAPGLIRKWEKVMGVEVEKLFIRRMKTRWGSCNTRKRTIRLNTNLAEQPLECLEYVVVHELAHLLEPSHNGRFKALMDKFLPGWPDYRRMLATPAGYKGFPGRSGSTP; this is translated from the coding sequence ATGCCGGGAGTGCTGATAGGCGTTGATGATATAAAGGTGGACGTAAGGTTTAAGAAAATCAAACACGTCTATCTGAGGGTGAAATCTCCGGACGGCAGAGTCCAGGTCTCCGCACCAAAGCATCTGAAGACAACTGAAGTCAGAGACTTTATCCAGGCCAGGCTGGGCTGGATCAGAAAACAGACAGGCATGATCCAGGCCCGGAACAATTCAGCTTGCTGTGAATATCTGGCAGGGGAAATTCATTATGTCTGGGGGAAACCCTATCTCCTGACCCTGCAAAGCAGTGAGAAAGCTTCAGGGGTCATGCTTGAGCATGACCGGATGGTGCTGAAAATACGCTCAGGAGCTGATCGGGACAAAAGACGGGCAGTGGTGGAAAAGTGGTACAGGGATCAAATCAGACAGGCAGCCCCTGGCTTGATCAGAAAATGGGAAAAAGTCATGGGCGTTGAAGTGGAAAAACTATTTATCAGGCGCATGAAGACCAGGTGGGGAAGCTGCAACACCCGTAAAAGGACCATCAGGCTGAACACCAACCTGGCCGAACAACCCCTGGAATGTCTGGAATACGTTGTTGTCCATGAACTGGCCCACCTGCTGGAGCCGAGTCATAATGGCCGGTTCAAGGCTCTGATGGATAAGTTTTTGCCTGGATGGCCGGACTACAGAAGGATGCTGGCTACCCCTGCCGGGTACAAGGGTTTTCCGGGTCGGTCCGGATCAACTCCTTGA
- a CDS encoding ATP-binding protein, translating into MFSRWMTIPSDKSCLLIGPRRSGKTTLLRGLFPDFNYTTLDDLDYLDWAERDPKGFVQDLGNSCIIDEIQRAPRLTIAVKHAIDQRDAKVFMTSSSSIGLLDAAADTMAGRIEILSLPALCWGEELGRPTHNVFIEEANHVQLRQGARMLDQAVTFGGFPEVAEQKNEDGKAKILIRYKNTYFTRDLMQLSNIENLEGLLGILHNLVHCLGSHLEVSNFARESGVSHPTAKKYLNSLNQAQLTFQLRGYNFGPAKRYIKATKTYFADNGIIFSLRTQAGPGALLENFVISELEKRRKLGFISTDEFCYYKSASGHEIDLIFETRDCLYAIEVKSTRHPGRSDITSLMNFKPKKNLKVKRFLFYLGEEYQTVEDVRLIPVAALFRGR; encoded by the coding sequence ATGTTTTCAAGATGGATGACCATTCCTTCAGACAAAAGCTGTCTGCTCATCGGCCCCCGCCGGTCTGGCAAGACAACCCTTCTCAGGGGATTGTTCCCTGATTTCAACTACACCACCCTGGATGACCTGGATTATCTGGACTGGGCTGAACGCGATCCAAAAGGTTTTGTCCAGGACCTGGGTAATTCCTGCATAATAGATGAAATTCAGCGCGCCCCCAGGCTGACCATTGCGGTCAAGCATGCCATTGATCAGAGGGATGCAAAAGTTTTTATGACCAGCTCCAGTTCAATCGGGCTGCTGGATGCTGCAGCAGACACCATGGCCGGAAGGATTGAAATTCTGTCTTTGCCTGCACTTTGCTGGGGGGAGGAACTGGGTCGCCCAACCCATAATGTTTTCATTGAAGAAGCAAACCATGTTCAGCTCAGGCAGGGGGCAAGAATGCTGGATCAGGCCGTAACCTTCGGCGGATTTCCGGAAGTGGCTGAACAGAAGAATGAAGATGGGAAGGCAAAGATACTGATCCGCTACAAGAATACTTACTTCACCAGGGATCTCATGCAGCTGTCCAACATTGAAAACCTTGAGGGTCTGCTGGGGATTCTGCACAACCTGGTCCACTGCCTTGGATCCCACCTTGAAGTGTCCAATTTTGCCAGGGAATCCGGAGTCAGCCATCCAACCGCGAAAAAATATCTGAACTCCCTGAACCAGGCCCAGCTGACCTTTCAATTGAGGGGATACAATTTCGGGCCTGCAAAGCGTTATATTAAAGCAACCAAAACATATTTTGCAGATAACGGCATCATCTTCAGTCTCAGGACGCAGGCCGGGCCGGGCGCCCTTCTGGAAAACTTCGTCATTTCCGAACTGGAAAAGCGTCGCAAGCTGGGATTTATTTCCACTGACGAATTCTGCTACTACAAAAGCGCTTCAGGGCACGAAATCGACCTGATCTTTGAAACCAGGGACTGTTTGTACGCAATTGAGGTCAAATCCACCAGGCATCCAGGAAGAAGCGACATTACCAGCCTGATGAACTTTAAACCGAAAAAAAATCTGAAGGTAAAACGGTTTCTGTTCTATCTTGGAGAAGAATACCAAACCGTGGAAGATGTCCGTCTGATACCAGTAGCAGCCCTTTTTCGCGGGCGATGA